In Bombus huntii isolate Logan2020A chromosome 3, iyBomHunt1.1, whole genome shotgun sequence, a single genomic region encodes these proteins:
- the LOC126863590 gene encoding pecanex-like protein 1 isoform X2, which translates to MGSQMLEILRQGVWASLTGGWFYDPRLDVFSNTFHLYIWLFLLCLPFIIYLYFPPTLYVWIAYCSSIGALFGTIKYVNHTLHCMYDTTECLEESGQAISQQRSESEKRRTVHNKCREQSQEQVDHGIELQVLSGKTDTPPVECSSRNSFIESNVQNADADSITSEYNRDKPSSTIDLKVEIHRKNSSESSEEAQQLTKPMVSSINIHETELGSAQYHEPCFRNIINERRLKRQKCVVITEEDRQGSRKLCRHASEDSRNRHSKQGSLGKTGSESQIKQTSSLELEHHGDDYPYWKSNQSVRRLNSNSIPMETHLMNDHPQSLEIISKKEDTEKNKISSHPQSLEVITKKPHQQLIHPQSLETIGATNKNINTTDDNNLPLHPQSLETINTKKVLPQNTLKKNQLQLLPYLSYGSEIVHPIEEQSDEQFANESSGGFSLQDSYSPLLTRKTCETNATSNRDRSLSTSRFEDRFSRRNEDGGVDNDSANSRDALIEEPKSSVKRRYSNASQSSREFSDLENLFKDKQDKSKNIDDPLNVGSIVGIDQLFEGGDCTIESRTNKGLHSKEPDSGSSNMMPFEYTTYSSNMENEAKRMLLPQVETDNKRHQGAIPKQSRPKPAIEAIDDNITTTEQTRQKLKRTLEVKREKDRRRDGRFDRFEQTSGSNNELSTLSLASSLLATLLTSGRELPGQSSTVSDLRLSRNSETRTARKRRVPLKCSIRSTRVPRDRNRDDNVVPLTALFGLISNEECHLVANHNDAVEATVPYFRDENGRWLAYTFDEKGSGVAAAAQVSSNNNDKLLNTLLRQQLNQNLHYDANWELIDSLSNSYSSLSLNSPDLSVIIDTPPVLSSPESNQTKAQNSLSSNPVETSERDQIHQNNGNSIQYELETLERDQFHQDILSRIESMTERNQRLRNLLGYFNLNIYPTDSNRRDRPALTLQTCAVGDINTSLSWNRFIGGLDGSESKPKQSRQDKQYYYKWKIGKLPHIKVRFDRLFLLALLDRNLTIFEIIISTFLAVAVAGLGLVLLQQGFYRDIFAFMLCFVTAGCQYSLLKSVQPDAASPIHGFNRIIVFSRPVYYILCSGFILIFNESLRNFKASEFRIYGLRVTDYDVLLQIRNILLIFLLCFPIIFSFGLLPQINTFLMYLCEHIDIHLFGGNATTSLISSIYCLSRSIVTVVILYGFAYGALTEPKSSQHILFSIFAGLLVAISYHLSRSSSDPTVIWDIVKTNLWPPEIYTEEKEAKIIENTSHRDTVPTTYKEVKLRIYERKKHVKIKFTEQMSDTELVDPLPEKLKATVNARLKNDLIVCAVIGTLSFGIHCSTVFTALQPELNPVLWGIASCLGLLLHYIVPQLRKQLPWLCLSRPVLRSHEYAQFEVREPVKIMWFEKAYVCLCFLERNILYPVVFLGALTECSSKIVAKFGESVGALIIVVCGLKSLRSAYSDPSTRYLVLIFAVLFFKLDFRNLSETFLVDYFITGIVFAKVYELLLKIRFVVTYIAPWQITWGSAFHAFAQPFSVPHSAMLFLQAGISALLSTPLNPLLGSAIFISSYVRPVKFWERDYKTRRVDHSNTRMSSHLDRNIGADDNNLNSIFYEQLTRSLQHSLYGDLALGRWGNVEQGDCFLLASDYLNCLVHIVQLGNGLVTFQLRGLEFRGTYCQQREVEAITEGIEDNDNCCCCEMGHFSNVLSVNAAFSQRWLAWEVASAKYVLEGYSISDNSAVSMLQVFEFRKVLVTYYVKSIVFYAVKSPKLKYWLENSDISDALKITLDKNFVDLDPVFNLSIHEDYDIRTCGITRSSFCNVYLDWIQYCVTKQDKTLDKSRNSSLVSLCLALSLLGRRVLGALSHNTVSSVEFFLYGLHALFKGDFRITSVRDEWVLYDVDLLRNVVAKGVRMALKLHQDHFMSPEQYGEPSALYEAIDSHDKNLVISHEADPLWRNAVLNGAPSLLALRHVLDDGIDEYKVIMLNKRFLSFRVIKMNRECVRGLWAGQQQELVYLRNRNPERGSIQNAKQALRNIINSSCDQPIGYPIYVSPLITSYAETNEQLCSIIGGPLSLDIIKSNILKLWQRIRRRCGQGCSSGGTGSQDDGGFGNDGVYAMTTYNIHLGYGQSTGHNTSGSQSIDSGCQIGGSTGRGSLGRANTGSLGGNRGSLASVGKPTTSTLASLAGLLSNSDIKTETKCETSFINKPEKDEILQRVRIIDPNQVYDAINLGRRIDVIWPDERMRQQGGRSGWQHWVPERGMEGCVVHCWSPNHRDPNRRSHVDKVILLVKIDDKYVPIAEQGVKDLGAEV; encoded by the exons ATGGGTTCTCAAATGCTGGAAATTTTAAGACAAGGCGTCTGGGCGAGCCTGACAGGAGGCTGGTTTTACGATCCTCGTCTCGACGTTTTTTCAAATACATTTCACTTGTACATTTGGCTTTTCTTACTTTGTTTACCGTTTATTATATATCTT tattttcCACCAACGTTATATGTTTGGATAGCATATTGTTCTTCAATTGGAGCACTTTTTGGTACGATAAAGTATGTTAACCATACACTTCATTGCATGTATGATACAACTGAGTGTTTAGAAGAATCAGGTCAAGCTATTAGCCAACAAAGATCAGAAAGTGAAAAAAGACGCACAGTGCATAATAAATGCAGGGAACAATCACAGGAACAAGTAGATCATGGAATAGAACTGCAAGTCTTAAGTG GAAAAACAGATACACCACCTGTAGAATGCTCATCACGTAACTCTTTTATTGAATCAAATGTGCAAAATGCAGATGCAGATAGTATAACATCTGAATATAATCGAGATAAGCCTAGTTCAACTATAGATTTAAAAGTAGAAATTCATAGAAAAAATAGCTCAGAAAGTTCAGAAGAAGCACAACAGCTAACTAAACCAATGGTATCTAGCATAAATATACACGAAACAGAATTAGGTTCTGCACAATATCATGAACCATGTtttcgaaatataataaatg aaagaagattaaaaagacaGAAATGTGTTGTAATTACTGAAGAGGATCGACAAGGTTCAAGAAAATTATGCAGACATGCATCTGAAGATTCACGAAATCGTCATTCCAAACAGGGTAGTCTTGGTAAAACAGGTTCTGAAAGtcaaataaaacaaacaagTTCGTTAGAATTGGAACACCATGGAGATGATTATCCTTACTGGAAATCAAACCAAAGTGTTCGGCGTCTCAATTCTAACTCAATTCCAATGGAAACACATTTAATGAATGATCATCCACAGAGTTTAGAAATTATATCCAAAAAAGAAGATacggaaaaaaataaaatttcctcACATCCACAATCTTTAGAG GTTATTACAAAAAAGCCACATCAACAACTTATTCATCCACAAAGTCTTGAAACAATTGGTGCtactaataaaaatataaacactaCAGATGACAATAATTTACCTCTCCATCCGCAAAGTCTTGAAACAATTAATACTAAAAAG gtATTACCTcaaaatacattaaaaaaaaaccaATTACAATTATTACCATATCTTAGTTATGGATCAGAAATAGTACATCCTATAGAAGAACAAAGTGATGAACAGTTTGCTAATGAAAGTTCTGGAGGATTTAGTCTTCAGGATTCTTATAGTCCATTACTTACTCGGAAGACTTGTGAAACTAATGCTACCTCTAATCGGGACAGAAGTCTTAGTACTAGCCGATTTGAAGATAGATTTTCAAG ACGTAATGAAGATGGTGGTGTAGATAATGATTCTGCAAATTCTCGTGATGCATTAATTGAAGAACCAAAGTCCAGTGTTAAAAGAAGATACAGTAATGCAAGCCAAAGCAGTCGTGAATTCTCGGATTTAGAAAACTTGTTTAAAGATAAACAAGATAAATCGAAAAATATAGATGATCCTTTAAACGTTGGAAGTATAGTTGGAATAGATCAATTATTTGAAGGTGGAGATTGTACAATAGAATCGCGAACAAATAAAG GATTACATAGTAAAGAACCAGATTCTGGTTCATCTAATATGATGCCTTTTGAATATACAACATACTCATCGAATATGGAAAATGAGGCAAAAAGAATGTTACTTCCACAAGTAGAAACAGATAACAAACGTCATCAAGGTGCAATACCTAAACAAAGCCGTCCAAAACCTGCAATAGAAGCTATAGATGATAATATTACAACTACTGAACAAACCCGACAGAAATTAAAACGAACATTAGAAGtcaaaagagagaaagatagaaGAAGAGATGGAAGATTTGATAGATTTGAGCAAACTAGCGGTTCAAACAACGAGTTAAGTACACTTAGTCTTGCATCTTCCTTGTTAGCTACATTATTGACATCTGGCAGAGAATTACCAGGTCAATCTAGCACCGTCTCAGATTTAAGATTAAGCCGCAATTCAGAGACTCGAACGGCACGAAAAAGACGTGTTCCTTTGAAATGTTCGATTCGATCGACTCGTGTACCACGAGATCGGAATCGAGATGATAACGTCGTTCCACTTACTGCTTTATTTGGATTGATATCAAACGAAGAATGTCATTTAGTTGCTAATCATAACGATGCTGTAGAAGCAACTGTACCTTATTTTCGAGATGAAAACGGCCGCTGGCTAGCTTACACCTTCGATGAGAAAGGATCTGGTGTTGCTGCAGCTGCGCAAGTTTCTTCTAACAATAAcgataaattgttaaatacattattacgTCAGCAACTTAATCAAAATTTACATTATGATGCGAATTGGGAATTAATAGACTCTTTGAGTAATAGTTATAGTAGTTTATCTTTGAATTCTCCTGACTTGAGTGTTATAATAGATACACCACCTGTTCTGTCCAGTCCAGAAAGCAATCAAACCAAAGCACAAAATTCATTATCGTCAAATCCAGTGGAAACTTCGGAACGTGATCAAATTCAtcaaaataatggaaattctATTCAATACGAACTCGAAACCTTAGAACGAGATCAGTTCCATCAAGACATATTATCACGTATAGAATCAATGACAGAGAGAAATCAAAGATTACGAAATTTATTGGgatatttcaatttgaatatttaccCAACAGATTCAAATCGCCGAGATAGGCCTGCCTTAACATTACAGACGTGTGCAGTGGGTGACATAAATACAAGTCTATCTTGGAATCGATTTATTGGTGGCTTAGATGGATCTGAATCCAAACCTAAACAATCAAGACAAGACAAGCAATATTACTATAAATGGAAAATTGGCAAATTACCGCATATCAAAGTGCGATTCGATCGTTTATTTTTGTTGGCCTTATTAGATCGAAATTTGACAATATTTGAGATTATTATTTCGACATTTTTAGCAGTTGCTGTTGCGGGATTGGGTCTCGTATTGCTCCAGCAAGGATTTTACCGAGATATATTTGCTTTCATGCTTTGTTTTGTAACTGCTGGCTGTCAATATTCATTATTAAAATCCGTTCAGCCTGATGCAGCTTCCCCAATACATGGCTTCAATCGCATTATAGTATTTTCTCGGCctgtttattatatattgtgtTCAGGATTCATATTAATCTTTAATGAATCCTTGAGAAATTTTAAAGCATCTGAATTTCGAATATATGGTTTACGGGTTACTGATTatgatgttttattacagatccgtaatattttattaatttttcttttatgctTTCCTATTATATTTTCCTTCGGATTACTTCCacaaattaatacttttctAATGTATCTCTGTGAACATATAGATATCCATTTATTTGGTGGAAATGCAACCACAAGTTTAATTTCTTCAATATATTGTCTCTCTCGCAGCATAGTCACTGTTGTTATATTGTATGGATTTGCTTACGGAGCACTTACAGAGCCTAAATCTTCACAGCATATTTTATTCTCTATTTTTgcgggtttattagtcgctaTATCTTACCATTTAAGTAGATCATCTTCAGATCCTACAGTAATATGGGACATTGTTAAAACAAATTTGTGGCCTCCAGAAATTTAtacagaagaaaaagaagctaAAATCATTGAGAATACATCTCATAGAGATACTGTACCTACAACATACAAAGAAGTAAAACTTAGaatttatgaaagaaaaaaacatgtaaaaattaaatttactgaacAAATGTCAGATACAGAATTGGTAGATCCATTACctgaaaaattaaaagcaaCAGTGAATgcaagattaaaaaatgatttaataGTTTGTGCAGTGATAGGTACTCTATCTTTTGGAATCCATTGTTCAACTGTGTTTACAGCCTTACAACCAGAACTGAATCCAGTTTTATGGGGTATTGCAAGTTGCCTTGGACTTTTGCTACATTACATTGTACCACAACTTCGAAAACAATTGCCATGGCTGTGCTTATCAAGACCGGTATTACGTAGCCATGAATATGCACAATTTGAAGTTCGTGAACCTGTGAAGATTATGTGGTTTGAAAAGGCATATGTTTGTCTGTGCTTTTTAGAAAGAAACATTCTCTATCCAGTTGTATTTTTGGGAGCACTTACAGAATGTTCATCAAAAATTGTAGCTAAGTTTGGAGAAAGTGTGGGAGCATTGATTATAGTTGTGTGTGGATTAAAATCTTTAAGATCTGCATACTCTGATCCATCAACGCGTTATTTGGTTTTGATTTTTGCTGTTCTGTTCTTCAAACTAGATTTTCGAAATCTCAGTGAAACATTTTTGGTGGACTATTTTATCACAGGAATAGTTTTCGCAAAAGTTTATGAACTACTGTTGAAAATACGATTTGTAGTCACATATATTGCACCTTGGCAAATTACTTGGGGTAGTGCATTTCATGCATTTGCCCAACCTTTCTCCGTTCCGCATTCTGCTATGCTGTTCCTACAAGCAGGGATATCTGCACTTTTAAGTACTCCTTTAAATCCTCTTTTGGGCAGTGCAATATTTATATCATCATATGTACGTCCAGTGAAATTTTGGGAACGAGATTATAAGACAAGAAGAGTAGATCACTCGAATACCCGAATGTCTTCGCATTTAGATCGAAACATAGGGGCAGATGATAATAATTtgaattcaattttctatGAACAATTAACAAGATCTCTGCAACATAGCCTGTATGGAGACCTTGCCCTTGGTCGGTGGGGAAATGTGGAACAAGGCGATTGTTTTCTACTAGCATCTGATTACTTGAATTGCTTGGTACATATTGTTCAATTAGGAAACGGTCTAGTAACCTTTCAATTAAGAGGTCTTGAATTCAGGGGAACATATTGTCAGCAAAGagaa GTAGAAGCAATCACTGAAGGAATTGAAGATAATGACAATTGTTGTTGTTGTGAAATGGGTCATTTTTCAAACGTATTAAGTGTAAACGCAGCTTTTAGTCAACGCTGGTTAGCTTGGGAAGTTGCAAGTGCTAAATACGTTTTAGAAGGATACTCGATCTCAGATAATTCAGCAGTTTCTATGCTCCAAGTGTTTGAATTTCGTAAAGTACTAGTTACTTACTATGTGAAAAGTATTGTTTTCTATGCTGTTAAATCACCAAAACTGAAATATTGGTTGGAGAATTCTGATATTTCGGACGCCCTAAAAATAACGCTTGACAAAAATTTCGTTGATTTGGATCCAGTTTTTAACTTGAGCATTCATGAAGATTACGATATCCGAACATGCGGCATCACAAGAAGTAGTTTCTGTAATGTTTATTTGGATTGGATACAGTATTGCGTTACTAAACAAGACAAG ACATTAGACAAATCAAGAAATTCGTCATTGGTATCTTTATGTCTTGCTTTAAGTCTTTTGGGAAGACGTGTTTTAGGAGCATTATCTCATAACACGGTTTCCAGtgttgaattttttttatatggaTTACATGCTCTTTTTAAAG gAGATTTTCGTATAACATCTGTTCGAGATGAATGGGTTTTATATGACGTAGATTTATTACGAAATGTCGTGGCAAAAGGTGTAAGAATGGCATTAAAACTACATCAAGATCATTTCATGAGTCCAGAGCAGTATGGTGAACCGTCTGCTCTTTATGAAGCTATAGATAGCCATGATAAAAATCTCGTGATTAGTCATGAAGCGGATCCACTGTGGAGAAATGCTGTCTTAAATGGTGCACCCAGTCTTTTAGCTCTCAG aCATGTACTTGATGACGGTATTGATGAATATAAGGTGATAATGCTTAACAAACGCTTTTTAAGTTTTCGGGTGATTAAAATGAATCGTGAATGTGTTCGTGGCTTATGGGCTGGGCAGCAACAAGAGTTAGTTTACTTGAGAAATAGGAATCCTGAGCGAGGCTCTATACAAAATGCTAAACAAGCTCTTAGGAACATCATAAATAGTTCCTGTGATCAACCAATTGGGTACCCGATTTACGTTTCACCATTAATAACTAGTTATGCAGAGACTAATGAACAATTATGTTCCATAATCGGTGGACCTTTGAGTCtcgatataattaaaagcaATATCTTAAAACTATGGCAAAG AATCAGAAGAAGGTGTGGTCAGGGTTGTTCGTCAGGAGGGACAGGATCTCAAGATGATGGGGGCTTTGGAAATGATGGAGTGTATGCAATGACTACATATAATATTCATTTAG GTTATGGACAATCAACAGGTCATAATACATCTGGTTCACAATCCATAGACTCTGGGTGTCAAATTGGTGGATCGACTGGACGTGGTTCTTTAGGAAGAGCAAACACTGGATCTTTAGGTGGAAACAGAGGATCTTTGGCTTCAGTTGGAAAACCTACAACTTCGACACTTGCTAGTTTGGCCGGTCTTCTTAGCAATAGTGATATTAAAACTGAAACGAAATGTGAAACGAGTTTCATAAATAAACCCGAAAAGGATGAAATCTTACAACGAGTACGT ATCATAGATCCTAACCAAGTCTATGATGCTATTAATTTGGGTCGCCGCATAGACGTAATTTGGCCAGATGAGAGAATGAGACAACAGGGTGGTAGATCTGGATGGCAGCATTGGGTACCTGAAAGAGGTATGGAAGGATGCGTTGTTCATTGTTGGTCTCCAAATCATCGTGATCCCAATCGGCGGTCTCACGTAGATAAAGTTATCTTACTTGTCAAAATTGATGATAAATATGTTCCAATAGCGGAACAAGGTGTAAAAGATTTGGGGGCAGAAGTATGA